A window of Sutcliffiella cohnii contains these coding sequences:
- the panB gene encoding 3-methyl-2-oxobutanoate hydroxymethyltransferase, whose protein sequence is MKTSTDFLKMKKNSEKIVMLTAYDYPSAKIAEQAGVDVILVGDSLGMVVLGYDTTVPVTIEDMIHHTKAVKRGAPSTYIVTDMPFMTYHLSMEDTLRNAREIIQQSGAHALKLEGAGNVIEKMDALNKAGIPVVAHLGLTPQTVGVLGGYKVQGKDIKSAKKLIEDAKKCEEAGAIALVLECIPMQLAKEVSESISIPTIGIGAGIDTDGQVLVFHDVVTYGVDRVPKFVKQYANMQEQALKGIESYVSETKNNIFPTREHSFTMKEETVQALYGGKKQ, encoded by the coding sequence ATGAAAACTTCTACCGATTTTTTAAAAATGAAAAAGAATAGCGAAAAAATTGTAATGCTTACTGCTTATGATTACCCTTCGGCTAAAATTGCGGAACAAGCTGGAGTAGATGTCATATTAGTTGGAGACTCGTTAGGAATGGTTGTGTTAGGGTATGACACGACTGTGCCTGTAACGATTGAAGATATGATTCATCATACAAAGGCAGTAAAAAGAGGCGCACCATCCACTTATATCGTAACCGATATGCCATTTATGACATATCACCTTTCTATGGAAGATACGTTAAGAAATGCTAGGGAAATCATTCAACAATCTGGTGCACATGCATTGAAGCTTGAAGGAGCAGGTAATGTTATAGAAAAAATGGATGCACTTAACAAAGCTGGGATTCCTGTTGTTGCACATTTAGGATTAACACCACAAACTGTTGGCGTTTTAGGTGGCTATAAAGTGCAAGGTAAAGATATAAAGAGTGCGAAAAAGCTTATAGAAGATGCGAAAAAATGTGAAGAAGCTGGGGCGATAGCTCTTGTTTTAGAATGTATACCAATGCAGCTTGCAAAAGAAGTTTCAGAGTCTATATCAATTCCTACAATCGGTATTGGTGCAGGGATAGATACAGATGGGCAAGTGCTAGTGTTTCATGATGTTGTTACGTACGGTGTTGATCGTGTCCCAAAGTTTGTTAAGCAATATGCAAATATGCAAGAGCAAGCGTTAAAAGGAATAGAATCATACGTTTCAGAAACGAAAAATAATATTTTCCCTACGAGAGAGCATTCATTTACGATGAAAGAAGAAACAGTTCAAGCTTTATATGGAGGGAAAAAGCAATGA